From the genome of Bacteroides sp. MSB163, one region includes:
- a CDS encoding UpxY family transcription antiterminator encodes MILQDIKSRLNETRNWYIVLTLPRKERKTKETLENKGMITYLPTIYVKRRWKEQVKEIQIPAVNRCVFIYATGTELEGLKGTYSTLPIEMTEVGH; translated from the coding sequence ATGATACTCCAAGACATTAAAAGCCGTCTTAACGAAACGCGAAACTGGTACATTGTACTGACATTGCCCCGAAAAGAAAGAAAAACCAAAGAAACTTTGGAAAATAAAGGCATGATAACTTATCTCCCTACCATTTACGTAAAACGCAGATGGAAAGAACAAGTAAAAGAAATACAGATTCCCGCTGTAAACAGATGCGTATTTATTTACGCTACCGGTACAGAGCTAGAGGGATTAAAAGGAACATATTCTACTCTTCCGATAGAAATGACGGAAGTAGGACATTAG
- the asnA gene encoding aspartate--ammonia ligase produces the protein MSYLIKPKGYKPLLDLKQTELGIKQIKEFFQLNLSSELRLRRVTAPLFVLKGMGINDDLNGVERAVSFPIKDLGDAQAEVVHSLAKWKRLTLADYNIESGYGIYTDMNAIRSDEELGNLHSLYVDQWDWERVITTEDRNVNFLKEIVTRIYAAMIRTEYMVYEMYPQIKPCLPQKLHFIHAEELRQLYPDLEPKCREHAITKKYGAVFIIGIGCKLSDGEKHDGRAPDYDDYTTEGLNGLPGLNGDLLLWDNVLQRSIELSSMGIRVDKEALQRQLKQEGEEKRLELYFHKRLMNDTLPLSIGGGIGQSRLCMFYLRKAHIGEIQASIWPEDMREECKEHNIYLI, from the coding sequence ATGAGTTATTTGATAAAACCAAAGGGTTATAAACCCTTATTGGACTTAAAACAAACAGAATTAGGAATCAAACAGATTAAAGAGTTCTTCCAATTGAACCTTTCATCGGAATTACGTTTGCGCCGCGTCACAGCCCCGCTTTTCGTATTGAAAGGTATGGGTATTAATGACGATTTGAATGGCGTAGAACGTGCCGTATCATTCCCTATCAAAGACTTGGGAGATGCACAAGCCGAAGTAGTACATTCTCTTGCCAAATGGAAGCGATTGACATTGGCAGACTATAATATTGAATCCGGATATGGTATTTACACGGACATGAATGCCATACGCTCAGACGAAGAGTTGGGAAATCTTCATTCTCTCTATGTAGACCAATGGGACTGGGAACGTGTCATCACCACCGAAGACCGGAACGTGAACTTCCTGAAAGAAATTGTGACTCGTATTTATGCAGCCATGATACGTACAGAATATATGGTGTATGAAATGTACCCTCAGATTAAGCCTTGTCTGCCTCAGAAGTTACATTTCATTCATGCGGAAGAGTTACGTCAACTTTATCCGGATCTGGAACCCAAATGCCGCGAACATGCCATTACGAAAAAATATGGTGCTGTATTCATTATCGGTATTGGCTGCAAACTAAGCGATGGAGAGAAACACGACGGACGTGCCCCGGACTATGATGACTATACCACAGAAGGATTGAATGGTCTTCCGGGCTTGAATGGTGACCTTTTATTATGGGATAATGTATTGCAGCGCAGCATTGAGCTATCATCCATGGGTATCCGTGTAGATAAGGAAGCCCTGCAACGCCAGTTGAAACAAGAGGGAGAAGAAAAACGACTGGAACTCTATTTTCATAAACGCCTGATGAATGACACATTACCCCTTTCTATAGGTGGTGGTATCGGTCAATCACGTCTTTGTATGTTCTATTTAAGAAAAGCTCATATCGGCGAAATTCAAGCCAGTATCTGGCCGGAAGATATGCGTGAAGAGTGTAAGGAACACAATATTTACTTGATTTAA
- a CDS encoding transposase, translating to MVKIQKISEIEPCLGFTEFDMLKKYRQSFATSELGRLHALFPFSELARQMHLKSSALGRKSYFSPEGKIALMVLKSYTNFSDAQLIEHLNGNIHYQLFCGVQIDPLHPLTNPKIVSAIRQELADRLDIESLQLILAEHWKPYLENLHVCMTDATCYESHLRFPTDVKLLWEGIVWLHRHLCKHCRTLHIQRPRNKYLDVSRAYLAYSKLRKRRKSQTRMIKRRLLQLLEKLLDQLEHLHSSYRHRLTLSSDYQRRFSVIQTVLEQGKNLFAGKKVSNRIVSIDRHYLRPIIRGKETKSVEFGAKVNNIQIDGISFIEHISFKAFNEGVRLKDCIHLQQQLTKVRVKALAADSIYANNANRKFCTKYHISTSFKRKGRAAKDEPLRKILRSELSRERATRLEGSFGTQKQHYSLARIKARNRKTEILWIFFGIHTANAVSMIEKVEKKKRTAA from the coding sequence ATGGTAAAGATACAAAAAATATCCGAAATCGAACCTTGTTTAGGTTTTACCGAGTTCGATATGCTAAAAAAATATCGTCAAAGTTTTGCAACGAGCGAATTAGGTCGCCTCCATGCCCTGTTTCCTTTCTCGGAACTGGCCCGACAAATGCATTTGAAGTCCTCTGCTTTGGGTCGTAAAAGTTATTTTTCTCCCGAAGGTAAAATAGCCTTGATGGTCCTGAAGTCCTATACCAACTTTTCCGATGCACAACTGATTGAGCATTTAAACGGTAATATTCATTACCAGTTATTTTGTGGTGTTCAGATTGATCCTCTTCATCCACTGACCAATCCTAAAATCGTCAGTGCGATTCGTCAGGAACTAGCGGACCGCCTTGATATTGAGTCCCTCCAGCTTATTCTGGCTGAGCATTGGAAACCTTATCTTGAGAACCTTCATGTCTGTATGACCGATGCCACCTGTTATGAAAGTCATTTGCGCTTTCCTACTGATGTCAAACTCTTATGGGAAGGTATTGTATGGCTTCATCGCCATCTGTGCAAACATTGCCGTACATTGCACATACAACGTCCCCGTAACAAGTATCTTGATGTAAGCCGTGCCTACCTTGCTTACAGTAAACTGCGTAAACGCAGGAAATCACAGACCCGTATGATTAAACGCAGGCTACTTCAGTTATTGGAAAAGTTACTGGACCAGCTGGAGCATCTTCATTCATCCTACAGGCACAGGCTTACACTATCCTCTGATTACCAAAGACGTTTCTCGGTCATACAGACGGTCCTTGAGCAAGGGAAGAATTTATTTGCAGGCAAAAAAGTGTCCAACCGTATCGTGAGTATCGACCGGCATTACCTTCGCCCCATTATCAGAGGCAAGGAAACCAAATCCGTTGAGTTCGGAGCCAAGGTCAACAATATACAGATAGATGGAATCTCCTTCATAGAGCATATCTCCTTTAAGGCTTTTAACGAAGGAGTACGTTTGAAAGACTGTATTCATTTGCAACAACAACTGACCAAGGTCAGGGTTAAGGCGCTTGCAGCGGATTCAATCTATGCTAATAATGCCAACCGGAAATTTTGTACTAAATATCATATAAGTACTTCCTTTAAGCGTAAGGGAAGAGCTGCCAAAGATGAGCCACTTCGGAAAATCTTACGGTCGGAACTCAGCCGTGAGAGGGCTACCCGTCTGGAAGGAAGTTTTGGAACACAGAAACAACATTACTCACTGGCCAGAATAAAAGCCAGAAACAGGAAAACGGAAATACTTTGGATTTTCTTTGGAATACATACGGCCAATGCGGTATCTATGATAGAAAAGGTCGAAAAGAAAAAAAGAACGGCTGCATAA
- a CDS encoding uracil-DNA glycosylase, which produces MNVQIEESWKARLEPEFEKDYFHTLTDFVREEYSHYPIYPPGKLIFNAFNLCPFDKVKVVIIGQDPYHGPGQAHGLCFSVNDGVRFPPSLINIFKEIKDDIGTAAPTTGNLTRWAEQGVLLLNATLTVRAHQAGSHQNRGWETFTDAAIRVLAEQREHLVFILWGSYAQRKGAFIDRSKHLVLTSAHPSPLSAYNGFFGNKHFSRANAYLKEHGKQEIAW; this is translated from the coding sequence ATGAACGTTCAAATAGAAGAAAGTTGGAAAGCACGTTTGGAACCGGAATTTGAAAAAGATTATTTTCATACACTAACGGATTTTGTACGGGAAGAATACAGTCATTATCCGATATACCCTCCGGGAAAACTCATATTCAACGCTTTCAATCTTTGCCCATTCGATAAGGTGAAAGTAGTTATTATCGGTCAGGACCCTTACCATGGTCCCGGACAAGCTCATGGTTTATGCTTTTCTGTGAACGACGGAGTTCGTTTCCCTCCTTCATTGATTAATATATTCAAAGAAATAAAAGATGATATTGGTACGGCTGCTCCCACCACTGGAAATCTGACTCGCTGGGCCGAGCAAGGTGTCCTGCTCCTGAATGCAACCTTAACTGTCCGTGCCCATCAGGCAGGTTCTCATCAGAACCGCGGCTGGGAGACTTTTACGGACGCTGCCATACGTGTCCTTGCCGAACAGCGTGAACACCTCGTATTCATCCTCTGGGGATCTTATGCACAGCGTAAGGGCGCATTCATCGACCGGAGCAAGCATCTTGTTCTGACTTCCGCGCATCCCTCTCCCCTATCTGCCTACAATGGCTTCTTTGGAAATAAGCATTTTAGCAGAGCGAATGCCTATTTGAAAGAACATGGAAAACAAGAAATAGCGTGGTAA